The following proteins come from a genomic window of Gimesia chilikensis:
- a CDS encoding metallophosphoesterase has product MKIIDFSATLLKEIKYLNAGSRRSGFYEERLPIHHARVDALPVGLDAVVVTADLQGRERFQESPGGPPRLLGEALPLRLVQEVLPEVGIHDPSRVAVLLAGDFYTVPALDKRGGTGDVSAVWRAFGDEFAWVAGVAGNHDTYGENSKARPRFPVHLHYLDGDFVELDGLRIGGIGGIIGNPERHQRRSEEDYLFALELLLEERIDILLLHDGPRGLNARQQGSARVRDLLSTRRSPLVVRGHAHWDQPLIEYENGTQVLNVDARTVILTH; this is encoded by the coding sequence ATGAAAATTATAGATTTTTCCGCAACACTTCTCAAAGAAATTAAGTATCTCAACGCAGGTAGCCGCAGGAGTGGCTTCTATGAAGAACGTCTGCCGATTCATCATGCGCGGGTTGATGCGCTGCCTGTGGGACTGGATGCTGTCGTTGTCACCGCCGATCTGCAGGGCCGCGAGCGATTTCAGGAGTCGCCCGGCGGTCCGCCGCGTCTGCTGGGAGAAGCACTCCCCCTGCGCCTGGTTCAGGAAGTCCTGCCTGAGGTCGGAATTCACGATCCTTCGCGTGTCGCGGTCTTGCTGGCGGGGGACTTCTATACGGTCCCCGCGCTCGACAAACGGGGCGGCACCGGCGATGTGAGCGCCGTCTGGCGGGCCTTTGGCGATGAATTTGCCTGGGTGGCGGGAGTGGCCGGCAACCATGATACCTATGGCGAAAACAGTAAAGCCCGACCCCGCTTTCCCGTACATCTGCATTACCTGGATGGTGATTTCGTTGAACTCGATGGACTCCGCATCGGAGGAATTGGCGGGATCATCGGCAATCCGGAACGCCATCAGCGGCGCAGTGAAGAAGATTACCTGTTTGCCCTGGAACTGCTGCTGGAAGAACGGATTGACATCCTGCTGCTGCACGACGGCCCCCGCGGCCTGAATGCCCGGCAGCAGGGATCAGCCCGCGTGCGAGACCTGTTGAGTACGCGTCGCAGTCCCCTGGTCGTCCGCGGACATGCCCACTGGGATCAGCCGTTAATCGAATACGAAAACGGAACCCAGGTACTTAACGTCGATGCGCGAACCGTCATTCTCACGCATTGA
- a CDS encoding glycosyltransferase, with the protein MLELATISVFCLLCFALLNLYWGQRVARLYQAHLAQKSHSSYTPSAAVVLSLRGNDPFLADCLQGLLNQDYPAYQVKIVVDHIDDPAFAFVTQYLAEHEHPHCDVSIREVSNGVCGLKNASLVQAIREVDNDIEVLAWLDADVIPHRSWLRELVSPLQDPEVGVASGIRWYAPRHANPGTMVRHAWNTAAMMQMVALDIPWGGSIALSREIFTHPQLTNSFSRMLWDDTGLKVIADQLGRRVAFVPATTMVNRESISFDSCFRYMTRQLVNARYYHPHWWLVAGLGLMTAVAQTALLVLSVLFMLQGDLTAAASSAGVLLFANGCVAVAIFRISLLVHKTVTARGEHFQRQPLRTLGYLGITVYIFAAALLAAMRTRTIDWRGVLYHVTDPFNVQIMHYEPYRHPEANASLLELEHVSI; encoded by the coding sequence ATGTTGGAACTGGCGACAATCAGTGTTTTCTGTCTGCTTTGCTTTGCCCTGCTCAATCTTTACTGGGGCCAGCGGGTCGCCCGCCTGTATCAGGCACACCTCGCTCAGAAATCCCACTCCAGTTACACACCGTCGGCTGCGGTCGTCTTGTCTCTGCGGGGCAATGATCCGTTTCTGGCCGACTGCCTGCAGGGTTTGCTGAACCAGGATTACCCTGCGTACCAGGTGAAAATCGTCGTGGATCACATTGATGATCCTGCTTTCGCTTTTGTGACCCAATACCTGGCAGAACACGAGCACCCCCATTGCGACGTCAGCATCCGCGAAGTTTCCAATGGAGTCTGTGGCCTGAAGAACGCCTCGCTGGTGCAGGCCATCCGGGAAGTGGATAATGACATCGAAGTCCTGGCCTGGCTCGATGCGGATGTCATTCCCCATCGCAGCTGGCTCCGCGAACTGGTCTCTCCTCTGCAGGATCCCGAGGTCGGGGTCGCTTCGGGCATTCGCTGGTATGCGCCGCGGCATGCCAACCCGGGAACCATGGTCCGCCATGCCTGGAACACCGCAGCCATGATGCAGATGGTGGCCCTGGATATTCCCTGGGGAGGTTCAATCGCGCTCAGCCGGGAGATCTTCACTCATCCGCAATTAACCAATTCGTTCTCCCGTATGCTCTGGGATGACACGGGACTGAAAGTCATCGCCGATCAACTGGGCCGCAGAGTGGCTTTCGTGCCTGCCACGACGATGGTCAACCGGGAATCGATCTCCTTTGATTCCTGTTTTCGCTACATGACCCGTCAGCTGGTGAATGCCCGCTATTATCATCCACACTGGTGGCTCGTCGCCGGCCTGGGACTGATGACGGCTGTCGCGCAGACCGCGTTGCTGGTTCTCAGTGTCCTGTTTATGCTGCAGGGGGATCTGACGGCAGCAGCGAGTTCCGCGGGAGTATTGCTCTTCGCGAATGGCTGTGTCGCAGTGGCGATCTTCCGCATCAGTCTGCTGGTTCACAAGACGGTCACAGCCCGCGGCGAGCATTTTCAGCGTCAACCGCTGCGCACGCTGGGCTACCTGGGAATCACGGTCTACATTTTCGCGGCTGCGTTACTGGCAGCCATGCGGACCCGCACCATCGACTGGCGCGGCGTGCTGTATCATGTGACCGATCCATTCAATGTGCAGATCATGCATTACGAACCGTATCGGCATCCCGAAGCGAATGCCTCTCTGCTCGAGCTGGAACACGTTTCGATTTAA
- a CDS encoding IS630 family transposase, whose translation MSGKAAHIELTTRMYEILTQLTESRNASQAIIVRARIILLGFDQLKNQEIATAVDRCAKTIGIWRRRWRDSFQALLQMQFDLNQSAFRRAIIDTLSDAPRSGSPGRFTDEQLTGLIALACKDPQNSGRPVTSWTGAELADEAQRRQLVDAISASHVNRVLREVTLKPHRSRYWCNTTEQDPEKFQREVETVCRTYREAQQLADEQQTHTVCIDEMTSLQANERRAETKRARPGQPAREEFQYTRHGTVCVTANWHVTQGQLLATTITETRDNHDFARHIAQTISTDPQAGWVFVVDNLNTHCGAPLVKLVAEQLGIDPDTLGKVKREGVLKTMTSRREFLTDPAHRIRFVYLPNHSSWLNQIEIVFGIIKRRALRRGSFTSKQDLIEKLQRFIEYFNQHLARPMRWTYTGHRTQKKQQVERPRTWRELRKTRKQWQQFALVGNYL comes from the coding sequence ATGTCAGGCAAGGCTGCCCATATTGAATTGACGACGCGTATGTACGAGATTCTAACGCAACTGACTGAGAGTCGGAATGCCAGTCAGGCAATTATTGTTCGCGCCCGGATCATACTACTGGGCTTCGATCAACTGAAAAACCAGGAGATTGCCACTGCCGTCGATCGTTGCGCTAAAACAATCGGGATCTGGAGACGTCGCTGGCGTGACTCTTTTCAGGCACTGCTGCAGATGCAGTTCGACCTCAACCAGAGCGCCTTCCGACGGGCAATCATCGACACCCTCAGTGATGCGCCCCGCAGTGGATCGCCGGGACGTTTTACTGACGAGCAACTGACGGGGCTGATTGCTCTCGCCTGTAAAGATCCCCAGAACAGTGGTCGCCCGGTGACTTCCTGGACGGGAGCCGAGCTGGCTGATGAAGCACAACGACGCCAACTGGTCGATGCGATTTCCGCCAGCCATGTTAACCGTGTCCTGCGCGAAGTGACTCTGAAGCCGCATCGCAGCCGTTACTGGTGCAACACGACTGAACAGGATCCTGAAAAGTTTCAACGAGAGGTAGAGACAGTCTGTCGAACCTATCGGGAAGCACAGCAGTTAGCTGACGAGCAGCAAACGCACACGGTCTGCATTGATGAAATGACCAGCCTGCAGGCCAACGAACGGCGGGCTGAAACAAAACGGGCACGTCCCGGACAGCCGGCCAGAGAAGAGTTTCAATATACGCGACATGGTACCGTCTGCGTGACTGCCAACTGGCATGTGACCCAGGGGCAACTCCTGGCCACGACGATTACCGAAACACGTGACAATCATGACTTCGCCCGACACATCGCACAGACCATCTCCACTGATCCACAGGCGGGCTGGGTGTTCGTGGTCGATAATTTAAATACGCACTGCGGCGCGCCACTGGTCAAGCTGGTGGCAGAACAGTTGGGTATCGATCCTGACACCCTGGGAAAGGTCAAACGCGAAGGTGTGCTGAAAACGATGACCAGTCGGCGTGAGTTTCTGACCGACCCGGCACATCGCATTCGTTTTGTGTATCTGCCCAACCACAGTTCCTGGTTGAACCAGATCGAAATCGTGTTCGGCATCATCAAACGCCGCGCACTGCGTCGAGGCAGCTTCACTTCCAAACAGGATCTGATCGAGAAATTACAGCGGTTCATTGAATACTTCAACCAGCATCTGGCCCGACCCATGCGCTGGACGTATACCGGCCACCGCACACAGAAAAAACAGCAGGTCGAACGCCCCCGCACATGGAGAGAACTCAGGAAAACCAGGAAGCAATGGCAACAATTTGCTCTGGTGGGAAACTATTTGTAA
- a CDS encoding Nramp family divalent metal transporter, producing the protein MSEQPPSNLIKRILGSLGPAIITASVVLGPGSILSASKIGHTYAYQMNWVLVIAVIMMIAMTALSARLGIQLDGTICDELAKRAGRPVAAATGIILFLIAACFQFSNNLGVLAAVEPFMGSSNADIMIIIAMNIFIILALYGFKHLYAMIETLMKVLVGIMIIAFAINLLMAKPDWGAAIAGFIPSLPEFDTSKVKFSEVMTPVVALYATTFSVAGAFYQSYLVRQKGWTRYNLKQGLIDSTVGICVLGLITMMVLITAAKVLYQNPDVKTLGSVADVAKSLEPGFGTFGVIIFSLGIFAGAFSSFLVNAMIGGSVLSDGLGKGGYIDEKWPKLCTVGALMMGMVVAIYTKTMGQSPVGLIIFAQSLTVLGIPMLAIAMLWLATRSDMTGENAIPFWMKFLGFIGLITSLLLAGRTAYSLYEKLFGG; encoded by the coding sequence ATGAGCGAACAGCCTCCATCAAATCTGATCAAGCGCATTCTCGGCAGCCTGGGCCCGGCGATTATTACCGCCTCGGTGGTACTGGGGCCGGGCAGTATTCTGTCGGCTTCCAAGATCGGTCACACATACGCCTATCAGATGAACTGGGTGCTGGTGATTGCGGTCATCATGATGATTGCGATGACCGCGCTGTCGGCGCGACTGGGGATTCAACTGGACGGAACGATCTGTGATGAGCTGGCGAAGCGGGCGGGACGCCCTGTAGCCGCTGCAACGGGGATCATCCTGTTTCTGATCGCCGCCTGTTTTCAGTTCAGTAATAATCTGGGAGTACTCGCTGCGGTTGAGCCGTTTATGGGTTCGAGCAACGCAGACATCATGATCATTATTGCGATGAATATTTTCATCATTCTGGCGTTGTATGGTTTTAAACATCTGTATGCGATGATCGAAACCCTGATGAAGGTTCTGGTGGGGATCATGATTATCGCTTTCGCGATCAACCTGCTGATGGCGAAGCCCGACTGGGGGGCAGCGATCGCCGGGTTCATTCCTTCCCTGCCTGAATTCGATACAAGCAAAGTCAAATTCAGCGAAGTCATGACACCTGTCGTGGCGCTGTATGCAACGACATTCTCTGTGGCTGGGGCCTTCTATCAGTCGTACCTGGTGCGGCAGAAAGGCTGGACCCGCTATAACCTCAAACAGGGACTGATCGACTCCACTGTCGGGATCTGCGTGCTGGGGCTGATCACGATGATGGTGCTGATCACCGCCGCCAAGGTGCTGTATCAGAATCCCGATGTGAAAACACTGGGCTCCGTCGCGGATGTCGCCAAGAGTCTGGAACCCGGGTTCGGGACTTTCGGGGTGATCATTTTCTCGCTGGGGATTTTCGCCGGTGCTTTCAGTTCCTTCCTTGTGAACGCGATGATCGGCGGTTCGGTCCTGTCGGATGGCCTGGGCAAAGGTGGCTACATCGATGAGAAGTGGCCCAAGCTGTGTACCGTCGGTGCGTTGATGATGGGGATGGTCGTCGCCATTTACACCAAGACGATGGGACAGAGTCCCGTGGGGCTGATTATCTTCGCCCAGTCGCTGACCGTGCTGGGCATTCCGATGCTGGCCATCGCCATGCTCTGGCTGGCGACCCGTTCCGACATGACGGGCGAAAACGCGATTCCTTTCTGGATGAAGTTCCTGGGCTTTATCGGCCTGATCACTTCGCTCCTGCTCGCAGGACGCACCGCCTACAGTCTATATGAGAAGTTGTTCGGCGGTTAA
- a CDS encoding nitroreductase family protein produces MDTLKAIEERRSVKAYDPEHRMTDEEIEKLLSYTMLSPTAFNIQHWRFLVVKDPELRQKLRDASWNQSQVTDASLLVVICADMKAWEKEPDRYWKNAPEPVQKALVPMILNYYKDNIEAERDEAMRSCGMAAQTMMLVAKEMGYDTCPMDGFDFDKVAELINLPEDHLISMFVVVGKALRPANERAGQLTLDEVVIYDRFA; encoded by the coding sequence ATGGACACCTTAAAGGCAATAGAAGAAAGACGTTCTGTCAAAGCATACGATCCCGAGCATCGCATGACCGATGAGGAAATCGAAAAGCTCCTCTCCTATACCATGCTTTCCCCGACCGCCTTCAATATTCAGCACTGGCGGTTTCTCGTGGTGAAAGATCCAGAACTGAGACAGAAGCTGCGGGACGCTTCCTGGAACCAGTCGCAGGTGACCGATGCGTCGCTGCTGGTCGTGATTTGTGCGGATATGAAGGCCTGGGAAAAAGAGCCGGACCGTTACTGGAAAAACGCCCCCGAACCGGTGCAGAAGGCACTGGTGCCGATGATTCTGAACTATTACAAAGACAACATCGAAGCCGAGCGGGACGAAGCGATGCGCTCCTGTGGGATGGCCGCTCAGACCATGATGCTGGTCGCCAAGGAGATGGGTTACGACACCTGTCCGATGGACGGTTTCGACTTTGATAAAGTGGCTGAACTGATCAATCTTCCCGAGGACCACCTGATCTCAATGTTCGTGGTTGTGGGGAAGGCTCTGCGACCTGCCAATGAACGAGCTGGGCAGCTAACATTAGACGAGGTCGTAATTTACGATCGATTTGCATAA
- a CDS encoding glycosyl hydrolase: MFSESAWSRKSIGDVDVVYHEGLYHLFHLVLPNHDFIAHAISDNGLNWRRVDNALFIGDPGGWDDLMLWTMHVTPDPHQPGHWRMFYTGLSRRDQGKKQRIGLALSEDLFHWRKADVHWEDLRGHDDPEIVKQTRANLVCSVSNNIKSKQDLNSSFPLEPDAEYYEASVDEERNWVSFRDPFYFHEEDRGWLMMAARTNEGPLVRRGCVGLMEEYKPNHFRALPPLHAPMMYDDIEVPNLFRIDGDYYLVGSLREDAKIRYWHTTDPEQPWRNYYDNVLLAKGNYAGRICRDDKGLLLWNFYVRDPHDRMTNNILPPPKRLTRRSNGQLKVQTYEGIIERIVDTLDSRCLHTLKGSRDESYFCMLDDSLELISQAGFQGFVFDEEINCFRMRCRLTMKGAGKCGLLCRIDPETHDGYYLSLDLMKGIGQFRAWKTGPLRSGEHMMQFESLQDGFWRASEPQDVEVQMISFGSYHELSINDHVVLSLADANFSSGMLGFYVETASLHVSDLEVHHIKSPTQTDDHLTTGWRTNGEEPGTLLQ, encoded by the coding sequence ATGTTTTCTGAATCCGCCTGGAGCCGCAAAAGTATCGGCGACGTCGATGTCGTCTACCATGAAGGCCTCTATCACCTGTTTCACCTGGTGCTGCCCAATCACGACTTCATCGCGCATGCGATCAGCGATAACGGACTCAACTGGCGGCGCGTCGACAACGCGCTGTTCATCGGCGATCCCGGAGGCTGGGACGACCTGATGCTCTGGACGATGCACGTCACCCCCGATCCGCATCAACCTGGGCACTGGCGGATGTTTTATACCGGCCTCTCCCGCCGCGACCAGGGAAAGAAACAACGCATCGGGCTCGCACTCAGCGAAGACCTGTTTCACTGGCGAAAGGCGGACGTGCACTGGGAAGATCTCCGCGGCCACGACGACCCGGAGATCGTCAAGCAGACGCGAGCGAATCTGGTCTGCTCAGTCTCCAATAACATTAAGTCGAAACAGGATCTCAACAGCAGCTTTCCGCTGGAGCCGGATGCCGAATACTACGAGGCCTCGGTAGACGAAGAACGCAACTGGGTCAGCTTCCGCGATCCCTTCTATTTTCACGAGGAAGACCGCGGCTGGCTGATGATGGCGGCACGGACCAACGAAGGCCCGCTGGTTCGCAGGGGCTGCGTCGGTCTGATGGAAGAATACAAACCCAACCATTTCCGCGCACTGCCGCCGCTGCATGCACCGATGATGTATGACGACATCGAAGTTCCCAACCTGTTCCGCATCGACGGCGACTACTACCTCGTCGGCAGTCTGCGGGAAGACGCCAAGATCCGCTACTGGCACACCACAGATCCTGAGCAACCCTGGCGCAACTATTACGACAACGTGCTGCTCGCCAAGGGGAACTATGCCGGCCGCATCTGTCGAGACGACAAGGGGCTGCTGCTCTGGAACTTTTATGTCCGCGACCCCCACGACCGGATGACGAACAACATCCTGCCTCCGCCCAAGCGACTCACACGCCGGAGCAACGGACAGCTGAAAGTCCAGACCTACGAAGGCATCATCGAACGCATTGTCGATACACTCGATTCCCGCTGCCTGCACACATTGAAAGGGTCGCGGGATGAATCCTACTTCTGCATGCTCGACGATTCCCTCGAGCTGATCAGCCAGGCCGGCTTCCAGGGCTTTGTGTTCGACGAGGAAATCAACTGCTTTCGCATGCGGTGCCGTCTGACAATGAAGGGGGCCGGCAAATGCGGACTGCTGTGCCGGATCGATCCCGAAACGCACGACGGTTATTACCTTTCACTGGACCTGATGAAAGGGATCGGCCAGTTCCGCGCCTGGAAAACGGGGCCGCTCAGATCGGGCGAGCACATGATGCAGTTCGAATCGCTGCAGGATGGTTTCTGGCGGGCCAGTGAACCGCAGGATGTCGAAGTGCAGATGATCTCGTTCGGCAGCTACCACGAACTCAGTATCAATGACCACGTGGTTCTCTCACTGGCCGATGCGAACTTCAGCAGCGGAATGCTGGGCTTCTACGTGGAGACGGCCTCGTTGCACGTCTCCGATCTCGAAGTGCACCACATCAAGTCGCCCACCCAGACCGACGATCACCTGACCACCGGCTGGAGAACCAACGGCGAAGAACCGGGAACGCTTTTGCAGTAA
- a CDS encoding HpcH/HpaI aldolase family protein, whose amino-acid sequence MLVKKLKEKLVRGETVYGSLFQHAVVPAMVESIPDNSLDFVIVTPEHTTLDLAEFLPLRYALKSKGIVCLARTHSRDAADVARVCDTFDGVVVPYVETYEEAQQLAAAAVYRPLKGIVLEKALKEGKFVNQKTADYIEKKNENTLFIPMIESVPGIENLEQICSIPGVHAVFVGPGDLTTNMGIPGEYDNPELIAAIQKVIDVSNAQHVAAGCWFGTTQQALRTIRQGARLVVYANDGLMLTHAMQTAFGELRKG is encoded by the coding sequence ATGCTGGTGAAGAAACTGAAAGAGAAACTGGTTCGGGGCGAGACCGTATATGGGTCGCTGTTTCAGCATGCGGTAGTGCCGGCGATGGTCGAGTCGATCCCCGACAACTCGCTCGATTTTGTGATCGTCACACCCGAGCATACCACGCTCGACCTCGCGGAGTTTCTGCCGCTGCGATATGCCCTGAAATCCAAAGGCATTGTCTGCCTGGCCCGCACGCACAGTCGCGACGCTGCAGATGTGGCCCGCGTTTGTGATACGTTTGACGGCGTGGTCGTGCCTTATGTTGAAACATACGAAGAGGCACAGCAGTTGGCGGCGGCGGCCGTCTATCGACCGTTGAAAGGGATTGTGCTGGAGAAAGCCCTGAAAGAGGGGAAGTTCGTCAATCAGAAGACGGCCGACTACATCGAGAAAAAGAACGAGAACACGCTGTTCATACCGATGATCGAATCGGTGCCCGGTATCGAGAACCTGGAACAGATCTGTTCGATACCCGGCGTGCACGCGGTCTTCGTCGGTCCCGGCGATCTGACGACCAACATGGGCATTCCCGGCGAGTACGACAACCCGGAACTCATCGCCGCGATCCAGAAAGTGATCGACGTCTCGAACGCACAACACGTCGCCGCAGGCTGCTGGTTCGGAACCACCCAGCAAGCCCTGCGCACAATCCGCCAGGGCGCCCGACTTGTCGTGTACGCCAACGATGGCCTGATGCTGACCCACGCGATGCAGACAGCGTTCGGGGAACTGCGCAAAGGGTGA
- a CDS encoding ADP-ribosylglycohydrolase family protein, translating into MEDRSRGTLIGLAVGDALGAAVEFQSPGSFPPVTGYRGGGPHPIEPGAWTDDTSMALALADSIADVGWDLNDQAERYVQWWKTGRYSVNGRCFDIGMTIRRALGEFSVNGNALTSGDSHEYASGNGSIMRLAPVPMRYAELFESDLAEFSRLAEESSLPTHPSEQCRDACRYLACVLAALIRGEPRDDVLAADWQTLQQLNAIKPLHPLVQEIADGSFRRRQPPEIEGSGWVIRSLEAALWAFHDADSFEEAVLKAVNLGDDADTTGAVCGQLAGACWGESNIPSSLRAGLVRRDMLELALTKLLE; encoded by the coding sequence ATGGAAGACCGTAGTCGAGGCACGCTGATCGGGCTGGCCGTAGGTGATGCGCTGGGGGCGGCGGTGGAGTTCCAGTCGCCGGGCAGCTTTCCGCCGGTGACCGGGTATCGCGGGGGTGGACCGCACCCGATTGAACCGGGTGCGTGGACCGACGACACCAGCATGGCACTCGCACTGGCCGACAGTATCGCGGACGTCGGCTGGGATCTGAACGACCAGGCCGAGCGCTACGTGCAATGGTGGAAGACGGGCCGCTATTCGGTCAACGGCCGCTGTTTTGATATCGGGATGACGATCCGCAGGGCCCTGGGGGAATTTTCCGTCAACGGGAATGCACTCACGTCGGGTGACTCGCATGAATACGCCAGCGGCAATGGTTCGATCATGCGACTGGCGCCGGTGCCCATGCGGTATGCGGAACTGTTCGAATCCGATCTGGCTGAGTTCTCCCGGCTGGCGGAAGAGTCGAGCCTGCCTACACATCCCAGTGAGCAATGCCGCGATGCCTGTCGCTACCTGGCCTGTGTGCTGGCAGCGTTGATCCGAGGAGAACCGCGGGACGATGTGCTCGCTGCAGACTGGCAGACGCTGCAGCAGTTAAACGCGATCAAGCCTCTGCATCCACTGGTACAGGAGATCGCAGACGGCAGCTTTCGACGCAGGCAGCCGCCAGAAATCGAAGGATCGGGCTGGGTCATCCGCAGCCTGGAAGCCGCCCTCTGGGCGTTTCACGACGCCGACTCGTTTGAAGAAGCGGTGCTGAAGGCCGTGAACCTGGGAGACGACGCCGACACAACAGGTGCGGTCTGCGGTCAACTGGCGGGGGCCTGTTGGGGAGAGTCGAATATTCCCTCCTCTCTGCGTGCCGGCCTGGTTCGTCGGGACATGCTGGAACTGGCGCTGACGAAGCTGCTGGAATAG